In the Armatimonadota bacterium genome, TCGGCTCTCGCCGGGGCGATCATCGCGTCGAGACGACCCTGCTCGGCCAGCGCTTCATCATCGAACGCATCGGCACCGACGGCGACTACCGGGCCTGGTGTCGGTTGCTGCGCGCGCTCGACGGGCGGGTGGACGCGATCGGGCTCGGGGGGATCGACCTGGCCCTCGTGGCCGGCGCCCGGCGCTATCCCGTGCGGGACGCGGTCCGGGCGGTGGCTGGTCTGCGCACGCCCGTGGTCGACGGCTGGGGCATCAAGAACAGCTGGGAGCGGCACGTCGTCCAGGAGGTGCTGCCCCAGGCCCTGGGCACCCCGCTGCGCGGGCGACGCGTGCTGCTGGTCTCGTCAGTGGATCGGTACGGCATGGCCGAGGCGTTCACCGACGCCGGCGCCGACGTGATCTTCGGCGACTTCATGTTCGGGCTGGGCCTGCCGATCCCGCTGCGCGGGCTGCGCACGGTGCAGGTGCTGGCCGCCGTCCTCCTGCCGGTGCTCACGCGGGGGCCGTTCACGTGGCTCTACCCCACGGGGGCTCGCCAGCACCGCAGCACGCCCCGGTTCGGCGGCATATACCGGTGGGCCGAGATCATCGCCGGCGACTTCCACCTCATCAGGCGGTACATGCCCCCGTCGCTGCCGGGCAAGGTCGTCCTGACCAACACGGTGACCACAGCCGACGTGGAGGACCTGCGGCGGCGCGGGGTGGCGCTGCTGGTGACGACCACGCCGGAGATGGGCGGCCGGTCGTTTGGCACCAACGTGATCGAAGCCGTGCTGGTCGCGGCTGCGGGCCGCCGGCCGGAGGACCTGCGCCCGGAGGACTACCTGGCGTGGATGCGGCGCGTGGGCTTCCAGGCGCGCGTCGAGCGGCTGGCGCCGCTGCCCGGGGCTGGCGGCGCGTAGGCCGCGGGGGTGGACGAGGAGGCCGTGGCGCACCGGTCCGGGTTCGTGGCCCTGGTGGGTCGTCCCAACGTGGGGAAGTCCACCCTGCTCAACCGGGTGGTCGGCGCGCGGGTGGCCATCACCTCGCCGGTGCCGCAGACGACCCGCACGGTGCTGCGCGGCATCCTCACGCGTCCCGACGCCCAGGTGGTGTTCGTCGACACGCCGGGGATCCACGCGCCGCGCCACCGCCTGGGCGCCTGGATGGTCGAGCAGGCCCGCCGCGTCCTGACCGAGGTCGACCTGATCGCCTGGGTCGTCGACGCTGCGGCCGGCCTGCGCGACGACGATCGCGTCGTGGCCGCCCGGCTGCAGGGCGTCACGAGGCCGGTGGTGCTGGTGGTGAACAAGATCGACGCCGCAGCTCCGACGGCCGTCGACGCCGTGGCCGCCGAGGCCGGGGCCCTGGTGCCGGCGGTCGCGGTCTGCCCGCTGTCCGCGGAACAGGGGCTGGGCGTCGCGGAGTTCGTGGACACGATCGTGGCGCGCCTGCCCGAAGGCCCGCCCTACTATCCTGATGCCATGCTCACCGACCAGCCGGAGCAGTTCCTGGTCCGCGAGCTCATCCGCGAGCAGGTCATCCGGCACACCCGCGAGGAGGTGCCCCACGCGGTGGCCGTGGAGATCGAGGAGTTCGCCGAACGCGACCGCGAGACGGTCTACGTGCGGGCCACGGTCCACGTCGAGAAGCCGTCGCAGAAGAAGATCGTCGTGGGCCGCGGTGGCCAGATGCTCAAGGCGATCGGCACCGCGGCGCGACGCGAGATCGAAGCCCTGCTGGGCCGCAGGGTCTACCTGGACCTGTGGGTGACGGTCACGCCCGACTGGCGCGAGAAGCTGGCGGTGATCCGTCAGTTCTACCCCGAGTGAGGGTGGACGGATGCGGTGGGAGCTGCGGCATCGGCGCCCGGTACGTCACCCGCTGGCAAACCCAGCAGCGACAGCAGGAAAGTGTTTCGGAGCTACTGAGCCAGGACACCGGCTTGACGCCCCCTCACCCCGCTGGTATGCTGAGGCCAGCCGTCACCCGACCGCCGGGCGTGCGTCCGGCGGTCGAGTCCATTGTATCGGCGGGTTGCGGTGATGAAGAACCCGAAGCACGCCAGGGCCAACGACGCCGAGAAGGAGACGATCCTGACCCGCGAGGGGCTGCGCAAACTCGAGGAGGAACTCGAACGCCTCAAGGGCATCCGGCGCAAGGAAGTGGCCGAACGCATCAAGCAGGCCAAGGAGTTCGGCGACCTGGCGGAAAACGCCGAGTACGACGACGCCAAGAACGAGCAGGCGTTCATCGAAGGGCGCATCCTGCAGATCGAGCAGATGCTGCGCAGCGCCCGCGTCATCGACGACGCCGCCGTGGCGAGCGACGTGGTCTCGGTGGGGTCCACCGTGCGGCTCAAGGACGTGACCGCCGGCGGCGAG is a window encoding:
- the era gene encoding GTPase Era — encoded protein: MAHRSGFVALVGRPNVGKSTLLNRVVGARVAITSPVPQTTRTVLRGILTRPDAQVVFVDTPGIHAPRHRLGAWMVEQARRVLTEVDLIAWVVDAAAGLRDDDRVVAARLQGVTRPVVLVVNKIDAAAPTAVDAVAAEAGALVPAVAVCPLSAEQGLGVAEFVDTIVARLPEGPPYYPDAMLTDQPEQFLVRELIREQVIRHTREEVPHAVAVEIEEFAERDRETVYVRATVHVEKPSQKKIVVGRGGQMLKAIGTAARREIEALLGRRVYLDLWVTVTPDWREKLAVIRQFYPE
- the greA gene encoding transcription elongation factor GreA → MKNPKHARANDAEKETILTREGLRKLEEELERLKGIRRKEVAERIKQAKEFGDLAENAEYDDAKNEQAFIEGRILQIEQMLRSARVIDDAAVASDVVSVGSTVRLKDVTAGGELTYTIVGSAEADPLADRISNESPVGQALLGRKKGETVTIRVPAGTLTYTILDIVR
- a CDS encoding quinate 5-dehydrogenase, encoding MIPEAAGTPACQTPATPPPAAGPADRPRHVVSASLGSRRGDHRVETTLLGQRFIIERIGTDGDYRAWCRLLRALDGRVDAIGLGGIDLALVAGARRYPVRDAVRAVAGLRTPVVDGWGIKNSWERHVVQEVLPQALGTPLRGRRVLLVSSVDRYGMAEAFTDAGADVIFGDFMFGLGLPIPLRGLRTVQVLAAVLLPVLTRGPFTWLYPTGARQHRSTPRFGGIYRWAEIIAGDFHLIRRYMPPSLPGKVVLTNTVTTADVEDLRRRGVALLVTTTPEMGGRSFGTNVIEAVLVAAAGRRPEDLRPEDYLAWMRRVGFQARVERLAPLPGAGGA